The region atggtttgcgtggttttcccactttatttgtgggataccccctggaggttcattccgattacttgtactgactcacttttctttgatggcattagcttgggaggtccctgggtttcttactcctttaatcgctgttacttcggatcttcatccgtgtggtacttttacctcttttccgcattttatcgctttcttagctggaagacctcgataggaggcatttgttttcttttgtttatttacttctgagccccttgttggcacatttactttatacatgtttgttttgtatgtgttcgtatccctgcaggtagcgcggttccttcatcaaggactgcctttttgcccttgagcatcccaaaccctaaaacccaaagcaacacgttaactccttctactacaggcgagtaagtctccaaaggtcgagcatccggtagattgcgtagtgacgtcgttcgtccaaaacccaatccataaccccatagttagccgaactacgttttgctctgattctcaggccagataagatacgtaggcataagacgcgatgtcttagcgagcacacatccccccaacccataggtagccgagctacgaagactctgattctcatattcagatgagatacgtatgcagtggatgcgacatccgcgcgagtcattttcatttaaccctttttttggtaaacagcacaagataaactcacaccctttagacaagaactacaaaagtcGATCCCGTcgagtactacggatgcgtaggggtgctaatacctttccttcgcataaccgactcccgaacccaagatttggttgcgagaccccgtcttgtcctttcctttttcaggtttacttcgagcgtttcctttccctcctttgggatgaataacgcacggtggcgactcttctgtctttttctttcgccggttgtttttttttcgcattccatttttcaggttgcgacagctggcgactctgctggggactaagaagttgacctcttgctagtccatcttccctaagcgagtccctcctagcttgtgtgatttcttgtttattgggtgttcatgcttttgtacatttatttgcttacctgcttgcatgcatctgttgtatctattggatctgtttgtttgtttgttgggatgggatgttctatgagagataatcccattacccaggcttgagtgtacacacaggttttagagtggatgatcatgaagcttgcgtggcatgttgctacgttaagtcgttcgtgaagaaccacacccagacgaggtttcttttggatatattatgtcctacggatgttccgtaacgacatggtgttcctttagaaatcgtcgactctggtgaccatttctcgagaactcagtcgaggcctctcctccgagacgtgattatgttagctctggtgggcgcattctcgctgatcaatccgaggaccccgagactgggaacttgctttaggatgtcctgttgaggggagtcagtggaggtcttttatcccgtaataatgccaaacctttagtggtaaacgtattattcgcgactgaaggactgaagctgacaaacttctgttcttagaacctaccagtgaggggtgggctaaattcaggaaaccttaacctccaaccaacccggttttctggagcagagttttggaAAACCTTAGAATGAGTGAGAGAATGAGTGAGCTTTCTTCAGAAAATGGAAGTGGCTTGAAGCATGCTCGAAAGTGGATTGTTTGGGACAGGAATTGTCATGTTGTGATTTGATTTGCACTCCCAACCATTTGGTTTTGATCCTTAGAATCAAACAAGTGCAACCAAGGGCTTCGCAATGGCCTGCTATGGCTTTGGCTTTTATCCAATTTGGGAAATTTTCAGAATTTGCACATGGCTCGGGTTCTTGGATATGTGAGCTTCCTACATCCAAGTTGACTTTGTTTTGTTCCTTGCAATGTTGTGTAACATGTTAAAGGTCAAATGGAATCAGATTAAAGTGGTTTGGGTACCTAGAGCACCAATATGCAAAATCTGACTGGTTGTGGTTTGGCTTGTGCATCATGATAAATTTCAAACTTTGAACTAgggccaaatgaaattggctcgtgcattttgcaTGAAATCTGTGCCAAATACTCTTTGCCATGTCCTTGATCAAATTCAAAAGTAACCAGGTCAAAAGGAGTTatggtttggaaatggaaatATGGTAAAGTGGTGGTCTTGGGCATGATTTTAGGTCTTGTTATGCCCttggaccagcttggccaatgcAAAATCATGGTCCTTGCTCAATGAAataggtcttggaccttgaaacacAATTGAAAAGGGACTCAATTAGGACAGTTTGATCAAAGAAGATCTTGAAAatattgaaatgtgaaaaagttATGGACTTTAAACCAAATGATAtgccattcttgccaaaatgtgaccaaccaacatgacctagaaatgtcactttgtgatttcttgatttttaaggcacattgatggatgtttgaaCCTCATATGATCATATCATAATGTAAAATGAGGCTTGGAGATTTGTGAGGTGGTTTTAGGTCAATTCCATAGGTGAATGTTAGCCATTCAATGTTCAAAGTTCATGACCAAACCAAAGACTTGTAACATGAATTGAATGGGTGTTTTATTGGTAAAATGTGGTTGAAATTGACTTGAATTAGAGGTGAATGAATTATGGTATTATAGGATGATCAAATGAAGCAAGGTCATGAATCAAAGATGCgcaaattagggtttcttggaccacaagtttcatcaagaaccaaagtcaaacaaattagggttttgaggTGCAAGGGATGTATTGAGGTGATTCAAAGAGTTATGGTATGAATAAAATTTGGATATTAGGGGTCCTATATGGCATGGTCAAATCTCAAGGTGAACCATGACTTTTACAAGCCAATAAGGGTCAAGAACTAAGGTTGAGGTCattgggtgaccagatgaatcttaTCATGTCTTCAGAGGAGACTCACCATCCAAATAGGGTTTGGAGAGTGTGTGAGATGACTTGGATGATCCTCCAAGCTTGTGTGATGCTTGAGGATGAAGATTAGGGTcaaggtggcttgggcacacctcaacatgatcagTGAACCTTGAGGCTTCATAAATGCATCCCATGCCTTAAGTTTGTTGAAAATTGTGGATCATTAGGTGTaaatgtttatgaaatgatatgtGTCTCATGAATTAGGGTTATAGAGGATGATATggaggtagggtaaatttgaggttatgacagctgcccctatttaatcttcttggacCTGAATGTACGGATAGCAACGGCTTCCGTTGCGTTAAAGGTAtgagaggattaaatactaaaagAGTAACCGGAAATTTTCCCTGCCGGGGATGAGAGTGATATGAAATTGATTTGTTGGGTATTACATGTGGGAAAGTATTTAcgagatggcaaatgatcttgatatgagaccaattgtTGGGGAAATGAATATAGTTATGATAATTATGCATGATGTGCAATACAATGTATACAACATAAACATCTCTTCAAAGAGGAAAGTTAGGTGACAACTCTAAGAAGAAAGGTAGGGAAGAAACTCCATTGGGGATATGAATTTCTATAAAGAATAGGTAACTTCCCCTAGCAACGGCTGGGGAGAAAAAAAGCTCGGCGATgattcctagcaatggctggaacACCTGACTCTGATGGGGACATTTAGACTCGGAGATGATTTCTAGAAACGGATGAAATACCAGACATTTGTGGGGATACCCTCAAGTTCAGCGATGATTACTAGCAACTACTGGAATACCTGACTTTGTGGGGGAGGAAAGAGGTTTAGTAATGATTCCTAGCGTcgactagaatacctgactctagGGGATAAAACCAAATGGTCCAACGATGATTCCTAGAAACAACTAGAATACTTGACTATGTTTGGGGATAAAAAGGAGGGTACAATGACAGTTCTTAGCAACGGATAGAATTCCTGACTTTGTTGAGGAAACAAGAAGTTCAACGATGATTCCTAGCAACTGATGGAACACCTGACATCTGATGGGGAATTCAAACAGTTCAGTGACGATTCCTTACAAAGGTTGGAATACCTAACTCTAACTGAGGATGATTGAAagttcagtgatgattcttagcaacggCTAGAATACTTGACTCAGCTAGGAAAAGAAGGagttcagtgacgattcctagcaacgactTGGAATACCTGACTCTAGCAGGGGATCATTTGAAAGTGACAATTTCCAACGAAGAATGGAATGTCTGACTCACGGGGAATTAACCCAGTGACGATTCTAGCAACGGCTAGAATACCTAGCTTGCTTGGGGGAAATTGCAAGTCTAGTGATGATCCTTAACAACAGTTAGAATATCTGACTTTATTGGGGGAAATCCTTAGCAATTGCTGGGAAGTTCCAAAATCTGACAAGGACAATCCCTAGCAACGGTTGGGGAAGTCGGAAGTTTGATGAATTGTTCTTAAGCGATAGCTGGGGAATAGAATTGAATTTCATAATTATCGCCCCTAGTGACTGCGGGGGAAGAAATGAGGAATTACTTTTGATCAAGATTAAAGAGTATATttatgatgcaatgttatgcaTGTGAAATGTCGATGTATGCTCGGGCTGCTGGGGGAATATGCAAATGCAAGGTTGGAAAATTATGTCAAGTATGATTGGGCTATGCGGATGATAATTTATTGGGAGTGCCAATGAAGATTGGGCTTAGAAATTGTTTGGGGAGAGTGTAACTAACTTTCTGGCATCAGAATCTGGATCTTTTGATGTCTAAGATGTGTTTGGTGCAATAGTTGGGGATCCTCTTGTTGAGGAATTTCTTGATTAGGCCAAGTCCAAGAGACTTTGTGGCGTTGCGGTGTTTAAGTTTACCAGGCATGTTGGACTATGGTTACCTTTAGATACTTTTGAAACATAAGCAACTTCGTTATTTTCCCTTGAAATTTTTTTTTAGTAAAATTTTATTTACCCAAAAAATTTAATGCAATGTTAATTAAAGAAAAGTCACACTTCACAAACAAAACGGGAAAAGTAAAAGTATTGAGCACGTATGATGGAATCAATTTTATTGACAAAAATGATCCCAAAAATGGGTGATTTGTAcaaggaagcaattcctaaaaaAGGTGATTGTAAAAAAATTGAAAAACTATAATGGCAATAGAAATATCTCGGATTTCCACCAAGTTTCGATTCTGCTATAGTCTTTATGTCCTTAAAGGTCCTCGAATCTTGCTTTAGGAGAAAGTGATTGGATTGACTCGTCGAGGAGTGTAGAGATTCTTTGCGGAATGCAGCCTCTCGCTTTTTATGAATCCCTAATTCTTGCCTAcacctccctttcgggtttttagtgtacggggatacccatttttgcataagtctccctttcgggttttcaacttatcgaattttttcttttctctttttttttcatgCATAGTATTTTTTTATTGCATCCACATTTACAGGGGATGGAAGATCTTCAACATCCATAGTTGAGAGTATTAAGGCTCCTCCAAAGAAgacatttcttacaacatacgggccttcgtagtttggcgtccatttgcccctagaatcagtaTGAATCGGTAGAATCTTCTTTAAGACTAGGTCCCCGGCCTTGAGGCTTCGGGGAAAGACCTTCTTGCCATGTGCCTTCTTGATGCACTTTTGGTATAGCTGCCAAGCGCTTCTCATTAATAAGGTTCAGTTAGTCAAATCGGGCTTGCAcccactcggcttcgtcaagcttgacgTCGGTCAAAATCCTCAAAGGAGGAATCTCTACTTCAACAGGAAGGACAAcatccatgccatacacaagagagaaaggggttgccccagtGGAGGTGTGTACGAAGTACGATAACCATACAATGCAAACGGGAGCATCTCGATCCAATCTTTATAGGTTTCCAACATCTTTTGCACgattttcttgatgtttttgtACAATGATTTAGTTAATGATGCATTCTAATAACACAAGTTTTCTATATTTTAATCAGCACTAAAGCTCAATTAGGTACCAATTCTAACAAAACCTAAACTTACGTAATAAATCTCTATCAAGTGAATAAACGATATATAATTGTGTATGTGAGAAATGACAACAACCTTAACCTTACAACCTCCTTCTTTTCACTGAAATTTTTCATCACCAATGACAATAACCTCAATCTTGCAAGCTTCCTGAAAAATCATTACCAAAACTTCAAGAACGATTAGTTTCAAGACAACGTCTCCCTCAATTGTTACAAATCTCTCATTATCAAGATATGAAATCAAACTAGAGGTTAAAGATGAAAGAAATTATGTTTGCAAGAGTCTTTGAGTTTTCAAAAATGAAAGGGTTTTGATTTCACAAAAGCACAATGTTGATTATGAAGTTGTGTTTGAGAAAATAGGATGACAAAATGAATTTATATGTGTTTGAGATCAAGTAAAAAAATGGATGGAAAAAATTATTTAGATTCGAGTCAAGAACATTTCATGATTTGAGTCAAATGAGCAAGTGAAGTGAAACAAGATCTCATTAATTAAATCTACCCATTTTTCCATGATTCGAGTCAGTTGTAACCTTGATTTGAGTCATGAAAGTTCATTTGAGTCAGTGCAActtgtgattcgaatcaaacttGACATAGTCAAACATGAAAAACATAGACATCCTTGTGATTCGAGTTAGTTAAAAGTGTGACTCGAGTCAAACTAGGCATTGGCTAATAGGAGGTTGCATGATTCGAGTCAGTGAAACTTGTGATTCGAGTCATAGTGTTGTATGATTCAAATCAGTGTAAATTATGATTCGAATCACAGACACCATAAAAACTTCTTGTTATCCTCTGTTTGATTTGATTCGGGTCATGGTTTATAAGTGACTCATGTCACACACAATAAATATCCGTTTTTCAAAACAGTTTGAGATTTCACTTTCATCCTAACTTGAATCAATAACACATATGGTTATTGTTCCACTAACTCAACCAATTGACTAAAAGCATCATGATCAAACTCAAATATAACAATTGAATTATGTATGCTTAAAAACGAATCAATTTAAAACTTGATTCAGAGATGTGCAATCATGAAGGAGACTCAATAAACAATAATAAACGAGACAAAAGCGATAAGACAAGCAACAAATTTGTATTGGGGTTCTCCCCCTAAATACATTATAGACATGCAACTTTATTGAGGATTCTTAGGAAGTTCCCGCCTAGGACGATGTAAAGTCCCTATAGAATTGTATGACAATCCTTAAACATATCTTCTTTAATGGCCGCCATATTTGTTTTCGCATAGTGTTCAAAAGTTTGTAATATTTCGCATGTATTCTAGTATGAACTTGCCTTTTATTGAAATTAGAGGTTCCTCTCTCTCAAATTGCCTGCATGAGTTGGTTCATCTAGTTGATGGAGGACTCGGATGCCCCATTGTTTCTCTTTGTGTCTTTGGCCCTTTTTTCAAAATTACTTTCTTCTCTTTTCAAGTAATATTTTGCCCTTATCATGATCTCTTCCATTGAATTGGTTGGCTATTATGCAAGAGATTCATTGAAGTGTTTGACCTTAAGTCCATTCTGAAAAATATCTACAAAAATTTCTTGATTGTGGATGACTACCTTAATGGTTGCCTCATTAAACCTCTCCATGCATTTCCATAACGATTCTAAGTGCCCCTAGCATACATTAAACAAACTGGTGGTAAATACTTTATCATGCTTGCATGTTGAGAATTGGTAAATTAATTTTCTAGGCAGATCCTAATAATAGGTCACGAAGAACCTGGGAATATTTGTGTAGTAGCACGGGGTCGCGGATGAATATGTCATGCCAACTATTGTTATTTATGTGTTAATTGCAATGATAAGTTGCAAAAGGTCGCTTTATCCATCAAATGCTACCAAGGAAGGCAGGTTGAAGTTATCTGGGACAATGGATATCATATTTCGTTAATGAGGGGGTAAGGATCAAACTCCTTTGTTCCTTCTTGTGTATCCTTCTCATGTTATTATTCCTCAGTGTTTAGAATACTATTTTGAACAGTTTCATTTTGATGACACGACTCGTCTATGGTTACTTGCATTCTTGTTAGAGCATAATCATCTCTAGAAGTGGATGTGTGTCTCGTATCCATTATTATGAATCAATGGTTAAGAAAAACAATTACTCTCGAAAGAAATTAGGTGTGGCCCAAGTTAATTTTACCGGACCCCACGATAGACCATCAATATATATGAAAAAAATACAATGGTTTTTTACCTTGAATGTGTTGGACAAACACAAACAAAGTCTCAATCTATTGAATATATAAAAATATGATTAATTTCTTTGACCACTAACTTGTCTATTTGTAGTATTTTTGGTTTGTTTTGTCCACCAAACTTATGTTACGTAGTAATTTCCCTTAAATATCTTGTCTCTCTCATGTTTGAGACTTGCCCGTGTGAGACACTTTCGTGATCCTTACCATTATGTTCGTTAGTTTGTTACATAATCATGGTCATTACAGTTATATTCTTTTGTCTGGGACACGGTCGCGTAACAAATATTAACAACACATTACGTGACTCATGATTGAGTCAGGTCTTTGTCTCAAAGTTTATCCAAACTCCTAATGGGATGGTCTCACCCATGTAGCGGATCGTGGTGGGATAGTCAACGTGATCTGAGGTCAGATTCACATCCCCTATATTTGTTTAAGTACTCTCAACGGGTCCAATGTGCTCTAAGGATAATGGGTCGGGTCCTAGTGATGCTAACTAGGCTTGGGTGGGCTATTATGAACAAATCGGTATACGACCCCTCAAACACGAGGCATGTAACGGCAAAGTgtttaaaataataaatttgaTAGTTCAAAAAACTAATGGAAATATACATTTTAAAAAACATAATCAGTATTGTGTAACCATATATTTCATACTATATTTAACTTAAGTTTAATGTCAAAACAAATTAAAGACAAGATAGATTTCTATTCTACGAGAACAAGTTTTGTTTTTTAAATGTTTAGTGCATAAAACGACATAAGTGGGTACTTAGAAATACGTGACAACAGACAATTGAATTGGAAACAACACTAAGGCCAACCAATATGAAATGTGATATCACCAATTTCTCTTCCTAAAACAAAAGTTTCAAGTTAAAGTAAAAACCAGTATCTTCATACATTCACATGTATCATTACAGCCTTGTACTATCTTTTTGTTTAAATCACGAATTATTGTTCAATGTTATAGACTTATGGTGTGTATATATATACAACATTTTTATACATGCATGACACCAAAAGAGAGGAAGTGAACATCATGAACTTAGAGGGGAGTAAAACTTTTTCTTCAACACTAACGATATTTCAAATTGGGATATGGTGGTTCATAGTTTTAATCAATCTTGGTTATATCATGGTTTGGCTTATGATGCCTACAAACACCTTTTTTATGCATTGGCTACCTGATATTCAAGCAAAGACAGATCCAATATACTTTGGCAAACAAGGTTTGTGGCTATAAATCAAAATCTATTTAGAGAGACTTTTCATAAAGAGTGTAAAAACTTCATGATTCATATCTATATGCATGTTCTCTCCTTGCACAGGAACAACAGTACTCGTTTACACGTTTCCGATTCTATTAATGGCGAGTTTGGCCACTTTATACCATCATTTGATCCAAAAAGCTTCTAATCATAGCAAGGTGGGGCTTTTGAAAAAGGCATCATGGAGAAAACCATTACTTGTAAATGGTCCTCTTGGGATTATCTCAAAGACAGAGTTCTCTTTCATAATCATGTTTGTTTTACTGTTAATTTGGTCCTTGTGTTCTTACCTACATGGCATGTTTGAAAACGCGGCCTTACAAGCAGCTAACGAGAGAGAGCAAGTGTAAGAAAATAACTTCTCACTCTATACGTAGTGATTTTGTCATACTCACTATCAATCTAAACACGCACATAGCTTTTTAGTATAAAAACCGTGAAAGCGAAATGCAAAACCTGAAGCATACCTTTCTAATGCATTACACAGATGGGAAGCCAAGCTGGAAAATTCAGCGCTCGCCTTAGGCCTTGTTGGGAATATTTGCTTAGCTTTTCTGTTCTTTCCAGTTTCAAGAGGGTCTTCAATTTTGAGATTCTTTGGCCTAACTTCAGAAGCAAGTATCAAGTATCATATTTGGCTAGGACATATTACAATGACCCTCTTCACAGCTCATGGACTATGCTATGTTACTTTTTGGGACAAGACGCATCAAATGTCACAGGTAATACTAATAATCTATGAGATATTAACACGACACTGACAGTGATACATCGCGATAATAATAAATTTGaaagaataaaaaagaaattGACATCAGGAATTCACAATCCACAAACTTTCATTGCAGATATTCACATGGAACAAAGTTGGCATCTCAAATGTGGCTGGAGTCGTAGCACTGCTCGCGGGATTAGCTATGTGGGCTACAACCTTTCCTCTTATAAGGCGGAAATTTTTTGAGCTTTTCTTTTACATTCATCACTTGTACATTGTTTTTGTAGTCTTCTTCGTGCTACATGTGGGATTTTCCTATTCTTGCATAATGCTTCCAGGAATATACCTTTTCTTGATCGACCGATATTTAAGATTCTTACAGTCGCAGCAGAAAATCCGGTTGGTTTCTGCTCGTGTTTTGCCTTGTGAAGCTGTTGAGCTAAATTTCTCCAAGAACCCAGGTGAAGATTGTCATTATATGAGTCAAGTATATTTGGAATCCGGATCACTCCATCCAGTCTACCGAATTTAGGCTGTTGGATCAAACTGCGACCGAGATAAAACGGCTGAGATTTGGCTGGATAGACTGGATGGAACCGGTATTATATTTGGCCGCAATTTAAGTAACAATATTTTTTTCTCATTTCACAATGACAGGCTTGTGCTATGGTCCTACAAGTATAATTTTCATTAATATTCCAAGTATTTCCAAGTTGCAATGGCACCCTTTTTCAATCACCTCATGTAGTAATACTGATTCTGATACCTTAAGCATTGTCATCAAAAGTTCAGGAAACTGGTCTAGCACTTTGTACCAGAAGCTATCAACTTCGTCTCCACCTTCCCATCTCGACGTCTCGATTGAAGGACCGTATGGACCAGCTTCAACTTCTTTCTCAAGGTACTAGAGAGTAGACACTTCTGAAAAGAAACATTCTATACATGTTTTCATTAATTGTTTTGTGTGTACATGTTGCATATCAATTGAATACATAAGGCATGTACTGATAAAAAAATCATGCAGGCATGAAATGCTGGTGATGGTGAGTGGAGGAAGTGGCATTACTCCTTTCATCTCGATAATCCGTTCGCTACTCTTTAAGGCCAACATCGAAGGCGGCAAAACTCCTAAAATTCTTCTTATATGTTCCTTCAAGAAATCCATTGATCTTACCATGATAGATCTCCTCCTTCCCGCCTCAGGCACCGCCCTTGATACATCCCGCTTGCAGCTACAAATTGAAGCCTATGTAACAAGAGAGAAACAGCCACCATCGAATGACAGAAAGCTTCTTCAAACATTATGGTTCAAGTCAAA is a window of Lathyrus oleraceus cultivar Zhongwan6 chromosome 6, CAAS_Psat_ZW6_1.0, whole genome shotgun sequence DNA encoding:
- the LOC127096076 gene encoding ferric reduction oxidase 2, yielding MHDTKREEVNIMNLEGSKTFSSTLTIFQIGIWWFIVLINLGYIMVWLMMPTNTFFMHWLPDIQAKTDPIYFGKQGTTVLVYTFPILLMASLATLYHHLIQKASNHSKVGLLKKASWRKPLLVNGPLGIISKTEFSFIIMFVLLLIWSLCSYLHGMFENAALQAANEREQVWEAKLENSALALGLVGNICLAFLFFPVSRGSSILRFFGLTSEASIKYHIWLGHITMTLFTAHGLCYVTFWDKTHQMSQIFTWNKVGISNVAGVVALLAGLAMWATTFPLIRRKFFELFFYIHHLYIVFVVFFVLHVGFSYSCIMLPGIYLFLIDRYLRFLQSQQKIRLVSARVLPCEAVELNFSKNPGLCYGPTSIIFINIPSISKLQWHPFSITSCSNTDSDTLSIVIKSSGNWSSTLYQKLSTSSPPSHLDVSIEGPYGPASTSFSRHEMLVMVSGGSGITPFISIIRSLLFKANIEGGKTPKILLICSFKKSIDLTMIDLLLPASGTALDTSRLQLQIEAYVTREKQPPSNDRKLLQTLWFKSNALDEPISAVFGQNSWLYLGIIITTSFILFLLIIAILTRYYIYPIDHNSDLIYPYFLRSILSMLFICVSIVIVATFAFLWNKKQNKALKQIKNTSTPTTSPGSIYNKIDRELESLPLQFFIQPAKIHYGERPDMKKILSDCNGSSIGVLVSGPREMRHEVASICTSCSTYDLHFESISFSW